GCCAGCCCGATCGCACGCAGGTGACGTGGCGCGTGGCGATCCTGGTTGGCTTTGCGCAAATGGTGGCGGGCATTTTCCCGGGCACCTCGCGCTCGGCGGCCACCATCTTCACCGCCATGCTTGCCGGCACCAGCAACCGCGCGGCGGCAACGGAGTTCGCTTTCCTGGTCGGCATTCCCACTATGTATGCCGCGACCGGCTACGAGCTGCTGAAGGTGGTCAAGGAAGGCGGCGTTCACCATGAAGACTGGAGTGCCTTCGGCGTCGGCTTCGTGGTATCGGCCATCGTCGCCTTTGTGGCGGTGAAGTGGCTGCTCGGCTATATCCGTAGCCATCGCTTCACGCCGTTCGCGATCTACCGCATCGTGCTGGGCATCGCGCTGCTGCTGCTGATTCCCGCCGGCGCATGACGGAACCGTGCGAGGATGAGGTCTGCACACTGACCTTCGTCCTCGCATGAGCGCCCTGCACTATCGCCTGCTGGACCTTACTATCGATGTGGAACGCCAGCGTGTTACCCGCGATGGTGTGACGGTGGATGTGCAGGGCCTTTCGTTCCGATTGCTGGCTTGCTTGCTGCGCCACGGCGTAGACGTGGTGGACTTCGATACGCTGATTGCCGAAGTCTGGGCACCTGCTGTCGTCAACGAAGAAACCGTCACGCAGCGCGTGAAGCTGTTGCGCCAGTTGCTGGGTGATGACGGACGTTCGCCGAGTTACATCCGCTCCGTGCGCGGACGCGGCTATCAGTTGTGCGAGATGCCGCAGGTGGTCGAAAGCGTCCGCCCCACGACATCCGTCACCTCACTGCGGTGGATGGTTCCGGCCATCGCGGTGCTCGTCATCGCCATCGTGGGATTCGCCTGGTGGCTTGCATCACCGCGACCTTCCCGGCCATCCGCATCGCAGGAACTGGTGCAACGCGCGAACTACTACGCCGGCATCGGACAACGCGACAACAACGAACGCGCCATTGCGCTGTATCAACAGGCGCTGGCCGCATCTCCCGAAGATCGCGACGCACGGATCGGCCTCAGCCGCGCTTACAGCGCACGCGTCTGCCTCTACAACTTTCCCTATCAGTGGGCGCAACAAGCGCAGAAGCTGGCCGACGAGGCCGTGTCCATCGAATCAGCGCGCGCTTCCGCTTGGTCGGCGCTGGGCTATGCGCGCGATTGCCTGGGCGACATCGACGCAGCCACTAAAGCCTATGAGAAAGCCTTCACTCTCGATCCAGGCGATGATGCCAGCCGTGCGTCGGTGGCCTATCTCTATCAGGAACGGGGACGACTCGACGAAGCGCTCCGTACCAACCTGGACATGCACGGCGATGCGTCTCGCGTGCGCTTCCGCGAGGTACAGATCGCCCGCGAGATGGCGCTGCTGGGTTTTGACGAAGAGGCGGGAAAGCGCCTTGCGCGCAGTTTCCAGCTTTATCCCGACAACGTGTTCTCCAACATCGCGTGGCCGCGCCACCTGTTCCTGCATGGTCGCCTCGTAGAAGCACAACAGGCGCTGGACGAAGCGCTGACGCGCAATACTCCCCATGTGGAGTTGTACGTACTGCAAGGTGAACTGGCTATGCTTCGCAACGATCGCATCGCGGCACTGGCGGCATTCACGCATGCACAGCAGTTGCGCCCTCAGATGGGATTACCGGGGTCGCTAGTAGGTCTCTACGGCGCGAATACACCGGACGAAAGCTGGTTCGCCACACGCATCGCTTCCGTGCGCAACGAAGCGGCGCACCACACGCTGTATCCAGGCGAATGGCTCGAGCTCGCGATGCTGCTGCAAGCGCAGGGGCACCGGGACGCTGCACTCGATGCCGTACAAACGAGCGTACAGAACGGCTATAGCGACAGTGCGTACCTTCAGGTGTCGCCGCTGCTCAAACCTCTGTCATCCGATCCACGCTTCGCAGCGGCGATCGAGTCGATCAACCGCCGCGTGGCAGAACAGAGGCAACGCGTGCTCGCGGCGGCGTGGTGCCCGCCCGAGTTACGCCAGACATCGCCCTGACGCACTTACGGCAATGCTTTCAGCACGTATTCGCGAAAGATCTCCTGCGATTGCGCGTGGGCATTGCGCTGGTTGTAGGCCGTACTGGTGATCACCGCGACCAGTTGCTGCGACGGCATCACCAACACGTAGTTGCCGCCATTGCCAGACATGGCCCACGCCACCTGCTCAGTGCCGTGTACGGGAAAGCGGAAGCACCACCACAGATAACCGTAGTCGGCATCCTCGCGCGCTTGTGCATGCGGTGTCAGCATCTGCTTGATCCAGGCTGCCGATATCACTTGTCGCCCCTGCCAGCGGCCTTCGTCCAGCGCTAGCTCGCCCAGCTTGGCCAGATCGCGGCTGCGGTAGCGTGTCCCTCCACCGCCCATGCCGATGCCCAATGGGGACTGGTTCCACTGCACGTCGGTAATGCCGAGTGGTTTCTCCAAGGCTTCCGCGGCGAACGCGCCGAGGCTCTTCTGCGTTACGCGCTCGACGACGGCGCCCAGAGTGAACGCGCCCGCCGTGCAGTAGGAGAAGGCGCGGCCGTACGGGCTATCTTTCGGCTTGCTCATCCAGGGTGCGAAGCCTTTGATCGGCAGGTCCAGCGCAAATTGCAGCCAATCCTCGCTGACATACATACGCTCCTCATTGCCGCTGGAGAATGCATTGTCGTCGTCGCATTCCCACAGGGAACTCATGGTGAGCAGATCTTCGAGGGTGATGGCTTGCTTGCGCGGGTCCGGATGCTGCAAGGGCTGCTTGTCCGGGAAGAAATCGTAGACACGCGCGTGTATGTCCGGGATCAGGCCGCGATCGATCGCCGCTCCCACCAGCAACGCGGTCACGCTCTTGCTGGCGGAGCGCACGTCGTTGAGTCGCCCCTCTTCGCCGCCATTGAAGTAACCCTCGTAGACCAGCTTGCCGCGCTGGGCGATCAGGACACTGGTGATGCCCTTGTAGCCAGCATCGCCCAGCTTCGCTTCCATCGCGGTTAGCGACGCCATGTTCCAGTGGGCGGCCCGTGCGTCGGTCACCCGCCAGCCATCGTCGCGGGCAAGCGGTGGCTGATAGTCGGCCAGGGCGAGGGTCGGAATGGCCAGCGTCAGCGCCAGTAGCCATCGCGTGCAAAGTGAAGCCATGGTTTCAACTCCGTGGAAGGACGGAGCCAAGCCCAGCAGCACGCCGAATGAAGCGTCGGAAAGGCGAATGAAGAATCATGAAGGGCCGTCGAAACAAGCCCTTGCAAGGGTCAGGCGCTCAGCCGCTCCGGCACCACCGACACCATCGGCTTCTTGTGCTTGCCCGGTTCGTTGGTCTGCTCGAACACTTCGCGCACCCATTCGATGAAGGCCTGCACGCGGGCGGACAGGTGCTTCTTCTGCGGATAGACGATCCACACCGGCTTGCCGGTGGAAATGGTGTCCGTCATCACCTGCTCGAGCTTGCCGATATCGAGCATGCAGGCAGCGATCACGTTCGGCGCCTGGGTGATGCCCAGGCCGGAGACCACTGCCTGGATCACCGATTCGGCGTCATTGATCAGTAAGTGCGCATCGATATCCACACCCACCTGCCCACTCGGCGTATCGAACTGCCACTGACGAGGCCGGCCATTGGGCTGCACGTAGTTGATGCAACGATGATTCTTCAGATCCTCGATGCTCTGCGGAGCACCGTGCATGGCCAGGTAGTCCGGCGAGGCCAGGATCACATTGCGCAGGTAGCCAATCTTGCGGGCGATCAGGCTGGAGTCTTCCAGCGGGCCCACACGCACCGCGCAATCGATGCCTTCCTCGTTGAGGTCGTAGGGGTAATCGCACATCGACAGCTCCAACCGGATATCCGGATAGCGCTGCTCGAATTCCGCCAGCCTGGGGATGATCACCGTGCGGCCTACGGCGGCCGGCGCACCGATGCGCAACTTGCCGGT
This genomic window from Dyella terrae contains:
- a CDS encoding undecaprenyl-diphosphate phosphatase translates to MSDLINVILLGIIEGITEFLPISSTGHLLIAEKFGLGERSDLFNVGIQAGAILAVTFIYWGRIWQLFTQWRDPANRDYLAKLFVAFMITAVLGFIAVKLGFKLPEAVTPVAWALVIGGIWMLAAERLAARQPDRTQVTWRVAILVGFAQMVAGIFPGTSRSAATIFTAMLAGTSNRAAATEFAFLVGIPTMYAATGYELLKVVKEGGVHHEDWSAFGVGFVVSAIVAFVAVKWLLGYIRSHRFTPFAIYRIVLGIALLLLIPAGA
- a CDS encoding winged helix-turn-helix transcriptional regulator gives rise to the protein MSALHYRLLDLTIDVERQRVTRDGVTVDVQGLSFRLLACLLRHGVDVVDFDTLIAEVWAPAVVNEETVTQRVKLLRQLLGDDGRSPSYIRSVRGRGYQLCEMPQVVESVRPTTSVTSLRWMVPAIAVLVIAIVGFAWWLASPRPSRPSASQELVQRANYYAGIGQRDNNERAIALYQQALAASPEDRDARIGLSRAYSARVCLYNFPYQWAQQAQKLADEAVSIESARASAWSALGYARDCLGDIDAATKAYEKAFTLDPGDDASRASVAYLYQERGRLDEALRTNLDMHGDASRVRFREVQIAREMALLGFDEEAGKRLARSFQLYPDNVFSNIAWPRHLFLHGRLVEAQQALDEALTRNTPHVELYVLQGELAMLRNDRIAALAAFTHAQQLRPQMGLPGSLVGLYGANTPDESWFATRIASVRNEAAHHTLYPGEWLELAMLLQAQGHRDAALDAVQTSVQNGYSDSAYLQVSPLLKPLSSDPRFAAAIESINRRVAEQRQRVLAAAWCPPELRQTSP
- a CDS encoding serine hydrolase domain-containing protein, whose product is MASLCTRWLLALTLAIPTLALADYQPPLARDDGWRVTDARAAHWNMASLTAMEAKLGDAGYKGITSVLIAQRGKLVYEGYFNGGEEGRLNDVRSASKSVTALLVGAAIDRGLIPDIHARVYDFFPDKQPLQHPDPRKQAITLEDLLTMSSLWECDDDNAFSSGNEERMYVSEDWLQFALDLPIKGFAPWMSKPKDSPYGRAFSYCTAGAFTLGAVVERVTQKSLGAFAAEALEKPLGITDVQWNQSPLGIGMGGGGTRYRSRDLAKLGELALDEGRWQGRQVISAAWIKQMLTPHAQAREDADYGYLWWCFRFPVHGTEQVAWAMSGNGGNYVLVMPSQQLVAVITSTAYNQRNAHAQSQEIFREYVLKALP
- a CDS encoding LysR family transcriptional regulator, with protein sequence MEDFAAISAFVRVVEAKSFAAAAAQLGMTPSGVSRAVSRLEEQLGARLLFRSTRSLRLTDDGASFHARCKEILADLAEATEALGYASRKPTGKLRIGAPAAVGRTVIIPRLAEFEQRYPDIRLELSMCDYPYDLNEEGIDCAVRVGPLEDSSLIARKIGYLRNVILASPDYLAMHGAPQSIEDLKNHRCINYVQPNGRPRQWQFDTPSGQVGVDIDAHLLINDAESVIQAVVSGLGITQAPNVIAACMLDIGKLEQVMTDTISTGKPVWIVYPQKKHLSARVQAFIEWVREVFEQTNEPGKHKKPMVSVVPERLSA